TTTTAATTAAACAAAACTGAATAGCAATTTACTCTTATCGAGAGTGGTGGAGGGACTGGCCCTATGATACCCGGCAACCTGCGTAAGCGAGGTGCTAAATCCAGCAGCTAAAGCTGAAAGATAAGAGAGGTCTGTTAAGTCCTCTTTTATCATGAAAGAGGGCTTTCATTTTGTATTATTTGGAGGTATATGATGATAGAGATTAACGCATTAAGCAAGGTTTTCAAAGACAAGAGCTGTAATGTCCATGCTTTGAAGGACATCAGCATAAAAATTGAAAGAGGTGATATATTCGGGATTATCGGTTTATCAGGCGCCGGCAAATCGACGCTTGTGAGATGCATAAACAGACTTGAGGAGCCTACCTCAGGGAAAATATACATAGATAAAACAGATGTAACAGCCATGGATAAGTCTGAGCTCACAGCCCTGCGCCGCAGGATAGGGATGATATTCCAGCATTTCAACCTGCTAAGCAGAAGAACCTGCAGCAGAAACATTGCCTTTCCCTTGGAAATAGCCGGTCAGGACAAGAGATATATCCAGAAAAGAGTTGAGGAACTGCTTGAGCTGGTTGACTTGCAGGATAAGAGTCATGCCTTTCCAAGCCAGCTTAGCGGTGGGCAGAAGCAGAGAATAGCAATAGCCAGAGCATTAGCGACAAAGCCCGATATACTGCTCTGTGATGAAGCAACCTCCGCTCTTGATCCCACTACTACCAAGTCCATACTGAGATTGCTGAAAACCATAAATGAATCCTTAGGCATTACAATCGTGATAATCACTCATCAAATGGAGGTAATCAAGGAAGTATGCAACAAGGTTGCCGTAATATCTGATGGCAGACTGGTTGAGCAGGGCAATACCTATGATATATTCTCCAACCCTGCTGATCATGTGACCAAAAACTTCGTTAAGGACATAAGTACAGAAATTGATGAGAGCTTATACGTCATTGATAAAGGCAGTAAGCTGGTCAAGGTAACCTTTCCCAATGACAGTGCAGGAAAGCCGATTATTTCTGATACCATAAGGAAATTTGCAGTAGAAGTGAATATAATGTCTGGGCACATAAGTAATATCCAGGGAAAGTCTTATGGGCAGCTCATTATAGCCATTAAAGGCGAAGGCGCCGTGCTAGCGGGTGCAATATCACACTTGTCTTCACAAAATCTCATAGTCGAGGTGATTAACTAATGAACATATTAGAATCAGTAACCAAGCTTATAGCCTTAGTCCCTGGACCCTTAGGAGAAACAATTTATATGGTACTCCTCTCAACTCTTCTATCGGTAGTCTTTGGTCTTCCTCTTGGTGTAATTGTGGCAATCAGTGAGCGGGGAAACCTGTGGGAGCGCCCAATACTCAACAAGGCTTTAAATATATTGATTAATATCACAAGATCCTTGCCTTTTATAATACTTATGATAGCAGTATTCCCACTCTGTAAGCTCATTGTGGGTAAGAGAATCGGCACTACGGCAGCAATAGTACCCCTCACCATATCAGCGATTCCATTTTTCGCAAGGTTGGTGGAAAGCTCCATAAATGAGCTTAACCATGGTATTATTGAAGCTGCCCTTTCCATGGGGGCCAATACCCGCCAGATAATACTCAAGGTGCTGATACCCGAGTCGCTGCCTTCTATTGTATCTGGTATAACTCTTACTGTTATTAGTCTCATAGGCTATTCGGCAATGGCCGGAGCCATCGGCGGCGGCGGTCTTGGGGACTTGGCACTCAGGTTTGGTTACCAGGGTTTTCAGGAAGACATCATGATAGGAACTGTAATCGTACTTGTAATTATCGTCCAGTCCGTGCAGGGTGCTGGAAATGCATTGTATAGGAAACTGCAAAAGTAAGATAAATTGTTGCAACATTTATATATTTATCCGGGTTGTCTTGGCCAGTCATTCCGGGAAAACAAATTCTAAAATTTAAAGGAGAGAATAATATGAGAAAAATAATAAGTCTAATAATCACAATATCACTGGTACTTTCATTCACTGCAGGATGCAGTCAGCAAGCAGCATCAACAGGCGGTACAACCCAAGGACAAGCTGAGCCAGCGCAGATAGTATTGAAAATCGGCGCAACGCCGGTCCCTCATGCTGAAATACTGGATTTTGTAAAACCGCTTCTGGAAAAAGAAAATATCAAGCTTGAGATTGTAGTGTTCCAGGACTATGTACAGCCTAATACCGCACTTGCAGATAAGGAATTGGATGCGAACTTTTTTCAGCATAAGCCCTACCTGGATAATTTCATAAAAGAAAGAAACCTTGACCTGGTCCCTTTAGGTAATGTACATATAGAGCCTCTGGGACTTTACTCAAAAAGCATTAAGAACCTTTCGGAATTGAAAGAAGGCAGCACCATAGCCATACCCAATGATGCAACAAATGCCGCAAGAGCACTGCTGCTGCTTCAGGCAAACGGCCTTATCAAGTTGATTGATGGAGTTGGAATAGAAGCAACCGAGAAAGATATCGCAGAAAATCCAAAGGATATAAAGATACAACCGGCTGAAGCGGCACAGCTTCCAAGAATACTTGAAGATGTGGAGGCAGCGGTGATTAACACCAATTATGCACTGCCGGCTAACCTCAATCCTGCAAAGGATGCACTGTTGATTGAAGGAAAGGATTCTCCCTATGCGAATTTAGTTGCAGTAAGAAAGGGTGATGAAACACGGCCTGAAATTCAGAAGCTCATTGAGATCCTGCAAAGTGATGAAGTGAAAAAGTTTATACAGGACAAATATGATGGAGCCATTGTACCTGCATTCTAAAAAATGACATAAAAAAAACACCTTCCGGCATCTGTTTCTTATCTATTGATAATTTGCTTCATGTTGCTGAAGGTGTTTTTCTCTTCTGTAATACTTACCCATTCAGGCTTTCTATTGCTGAATACTGTTATGAATCTGAAGCCCGCTTCCCTTGCCAGCTCTTCCGCTTCCGCCAGACCCTTGCCCACATCCTCTGCGAAGTGTGAATCAGAGCCCGTGGTCAGTATCTCGCCTCCCAGTTCTTTATAGAGCCTCAGCACATCCAAGCCCGGCATTGTTTCTTTCGGGGTCTGTCTCAGTCCTGAAGTGTTTATTTCTATGCCCTTCCCACGAAGTATCGCAAGCTGCAGTACTTCCTTCAGAAGCTCATACTGGCACGCCAAGGTTATGTTCTTCTTGTACACGGCCGCACTGTACCTTTTAATCAAGTCCAGATGGCCGATGCATTCAAAATCACCCCAATTAACAAGCTGCTTTAGCTGCTCCAGGTATTTGCTGCATATTTCCTCTTCACTTATTTTGGAATAGTCAACTTCTGAAACATCCATACCCTCTGGAAGCTTATGTGCAGATGCAATGACATAATCATAGGGGAAATCTGCAAGAATCGCACTTGAAACCTTTGGGAACAAATGGGGCTGACCCAGTTCTACGCCTAGTTTAACTTTCAGCTTGCCCTTAAATGCCTGCTTGGCTTTTGTGATATCTGCCCAGTATCCCTTCTGATCATAATATAGGCACTTCACATCTCCAATGTATGGTTCGAAGTGATCTGTTACGGCTATTTCCCTTATTCCTTTGTTAACCGCGCTCTGGCAAAGTTCCATTATAGTATTGTGTCCATCGGTTGAATAGGTGGAGTGTACATGATAATCTATTAAATATTTCATTCTCTCACCTCCTTTCTTATATTATATTATCACTTATCGGCTTATGAAAGGTTATGGATATATGAAAATTATGTTAAATATTGATTACAAAGAAATATGACAAAAGGCCGTATAGATTTACCTATACGGCCTTAATATTTCGAGAGTATTATTTCTTTCTATTATTATCAGCTGCTCTAATTTTCCTTTGAGTTGACGCTATCTGCAACTATCAAGCAAATGTTATGCAGATGATCAGCAATTCTCTCCAAATGGTTGATTGCATCAAGGAATATGATGCCTGACTGTACATTGCAGGTGCCTGCCTCCAACCTCTGAATATGCTTTTCCTTGAGTTCATCGGACAGGTTATCTATTGTGTCTTCCCTTGATGCAGCCAGCAATGCTATTTCCCCATTGTCTTCAGTGTACGCTGTGAGACACTCATTCATCATTAAGGAAATTTCATTGTATAGAATGTCAAGCTCACACAGTCCCATCTCACTGAATTGGAGCCTCAACTCCATCTTGCGCTGTGCCAGTTCAATTATATCCTCACAATGATCTCCGACTCTTTCAAAGTTATTGATACTGTTAATAAGTGCCGGTATTCTTGCTGATT
This portion of the Clostridia bacterium genome encodes:
- a CDS encoding ATP-binding cassette domain-containing protein, with the protein product MIEINALSKVFKDKSCNVHALKDISIKIERGDIFGIIGLSGAGKSTLVRCINRLEEPTSGKIYIDKTDVTAMDKSELTALRRRIGMIFQHFNLLSRRTCSRNIAFPLEIAGQDKRYIQKRVEELLELVDLQDKSHAFPSQLSGGQKQRIAIARALATKPDILLCDEATSALDPTTTKSILRLLKTINESLGITIVIITHQMEVIKEVCNKVAVISDGRLVEQGNTYDIFSNPADHVTKNFVKDISTEIDESLYVIDKGSKLVKVTFPNDSAGKPIISDTIRKFAVEVNIMSGHISNIQGKSYGQLIIAIKGEGAVLAGAISHLSSQNLIVEVIN
- a CDS encoding methionine ABC transporter permease — translated: MNILESVTKLIALVPGPLGETIYMVLLSTLLSVVFGLPLGVIVAISERGNLWERPILNKALNILINITRSLPFIILMIAVFPLCKLIVGKRIGTTAAIVPLTISAIPFFARLVESSINELNHGIIEAALSMGANTRQIILKVLIPESLPSIVSGITLTVISLIGYSAMAGAIGGGGLGDLALRFGYQGFQEDIMIGTVIVLVIIVQSVQGAGNALYRKLQK
- a CDS encoding MetQ/NlpA family ABC transporter substrate-binding protein translates to MRKIISLIITISLVLSFTAGCSQQAASTGGTTQGQAEPAQIVLKIGATPVPHAEILDFVKPLLEKENIKLEIVVFQDYVQPNTALADKELDANFFQHKPYLDNFIKERNLDLVPLGNVHIEPLGLYSKSIKNLSELKEGSTIAIPNDATNAARALLLLQANGLIKLIDGVGIEATEKDIAENPKDIKIQPAEAAQLPRILEDVEAAVINTNYALPANLNPAKDALLIEGKDSPYANLVAVRKGDETRPEIQKLIEILQSDEVKKFIQDKYDGAIVPAF
- a CDS encoding histidinol-phosphatase HisJ family protein, which encodes MKYLIDYHVHSTYSTDGHNTIMELCQSAVNKGIREIAVTDHFEPYIGDVKCLYYDQKGYWADITKAKQAFKGKLKVKLGVELGQPHLFPKVSSAILADFPYDYVIASAHKLPEGMDVSEVDYSKISEEEICSKYLEQLKQLVNWGDFECIGHLDLIKRYSAAVYKKNITLACQYELLKEVLQLAILRGKGIEINTSGLRQTPKETMPGLDVLRLYKELGGEILTTGSDSHFAEDVGKGLAEAEELAREAGFRFITVFSNRKPEWVSITEEKNTFSNMKQIINR